The window CTCCACCATCAGCCGCCGAATCCCTCTTCGGTGTAGATCTAGGAGAATATTTTTCAGGCCCTCTCTTTTGATAAAACCATCGTCGTAGACGATGGTCCTGGAGTCGGACCGAATTTTGCGGTCATCCCCCACGGTCCCAAGTATCACCGGAACGGGAGAAGGCCCAGCGACCTCTCTGACCGTGAGGGAGGGGTCGTCGGATATAACCGTTCCCTTTCCAACCAGTATACCGTCGTTTTGGGACCTTAAGAGATGGGCCTTTACCCTGGAAAGCTCACCGGATATCCATCGACTTGATCCATCTTTAAGGGCGATTTTGCCGTCCAGGCCTACCGCCGCCTTTATGGTTACCCAGGGCATGGATGTGAGTGCGCCCTTTATAAATCCTCTGTTGAGCCATCTGGCCTCGTCCTCCAGTAGGCCTACCGAAACTTCGATACCGGAGGTCCTGAGCAAATCGAGACCTCTGCCCATTACCCTCTCGTCTGGGTCGACCGTGGCGACTACGCAACGGGATATGCCCCTTTCAACCAAAGCGGGAGCGCAGGGAGGGGTCTTGCCCCTATGGGAGCAGGGCTCAAGGGTCACGTACACCGTCGAGCCAAAGCTGTGATTGCCCGCCATGGAGAGAGCCTCTACCTCGGCGTGGGGACCGCCCCATCTTCGGTGGTATCCCTCCCCAACGACTATACCCTCTTTCACTATCACACATCCGACCATAGGGTTAGGCGAGGTGAAGCCCGTCCCTCTCATCGCAAGGCTCAAGGCCCTTCTCATATAGATTTGGTCGTCCACTCTAGTCATTATTCTCACCCCCAAGGTGCTTCAATATATTTTTAGCGTGTTTAGGTCCTATTCCCGATACCTGAGACAGCTCTTCCTCCGTAAGGGCGGATATCCTCTGGACGCTACCGAACCTTGCCAGGAGAGATGCGGCCCTGTGCTTGCCTATTCCTGGGATATCCTCCAGGGCCGACCTCTTGAGCCTTTCCTGTCTCTTGGATCTATGGGTTGTGATAGCGTACCGGTGAGACTCGTCCCTTATCCTCTGTAAGAGCCTTAGAACCGGATCGTTACGGTCTAGGGCTATAGGCTCGTCGGATCCCTGTCGAAAGATCAGCTCATCCCTCTTCGCCAAAGAGATCATTGGTATGGAGAGCCCTAGCTCGGCCAGGGCAAGTTCTGCGAACCTCAGCTGTTCTGGCCCTCCATCGATCAATATCAGCTGAGGAAGAGGGGATTCTCCCTTAAGGCACCTTTGATATCTTCGGAGAACCGTTTCCCTCATAGACCTAAAATCGTCTATACCCTGAACCTCTCTTATCGCAAAACGCCTGTAAAGGGATGGGTTGGATATTCCCTGCTCGAAGACCACCACTACCCCGTAGGTCTCATGTCCCGAGGAGTGGGATATATCAAAACCGTCTATCCTCCATGGAACGGTAGCAAGGCCCAGTAGCTCCTGAAGCCTGGACAGGACCTGCCATGTATCTTCGTCAAGATCGGAGGACAAAGTCGCCGAGACCTTCTGTCTTGAGAAACGCCACAAGGCCCGGAGCGTGTCCCGTAATCTGGCGGCCTCCTCAAAATCCATATTTACCGCGGCCTGGTCCATCCTCTTTCTCAGCCTTGTGGTCACGTCCAACGTCTGGCCTCTTAGAAGCAAAATGACGTCGTCCAGGACGTCGTTATAGCGGGATTTAGAGCACAGATTTGAACAGGGAGCGAGACACTTTCCCAAAGAATGCCTGATACAGGGCCTTTTCAGCCTCGTCTTCGTCAGGTCGTATTTACATATTCTTAAGGGAAAATACCTCTCCACCAGCCGTAAAAGGTGCCTGAGCTCCCCTGCGCTTATAAAGGGACCTATATGTGTCCCCTCCCCCTTTCTCAAGGTAACCACAAGCCTGGGAAAGGCCTCGTCGGTCACCTGGACGTAGGGATACCTCTCGTT is drawn from Dethiosulfovibrio salsuginis and contains these coding sequences:
- a CDS encoding excinuclease ABC subunit UvrC, whose amino-acid sequence is MIDRLDRLKSLIKTFPDKPGVYLMHDFSGKVIYVGKAKSLRKRVSSYFRHSGFASPRLRKLVESIEDISTVRTETEAEALIVESRLIKKIMPFFNVDLKMNERYPYVQVTDEAFPRLVVTLRKGEGTHIGPFISAGELRHLLRLVERYFPLRICKYDLTKTRLKRPCIRHSLGKCLAPCSNLCSKSRYNDVLDDVILLLRGQTLDVTTRLRKRMDQAAVNMDFEEAARLRDTLRALWRFSRQKVSATLSSDLDEDTWQVLSRLQELLGLATVPWRIDGFDISHSSGHETYGVVVVFEQGISNPSLYRRFAIREVQGIDDFRSMRETVLRRYQRCLKGESPLPQLILIDGGPEQLRFAELALAELGLSIPMISLAKRDELIFRQGSDEPIALDRNDPVLRLLQRIRDESHRYAITTHRSKRQERLKRSALEDIPGIGKHRAASLLARFGSVQRISALTEEELSQVSGIGPKHAKNILKHLGGENND
- the ribD gene encoding bifunctional diaminohydroxyphosphoribosylaminopyrimidine deaminase/5-amino-6-(5-phosphoribosylamino)uracil reductase RibD, with protein sequence MTRVDDQIYMRRALSLAMRGTGFTSPNPMVGCVIVKEGIVVGEGYHRRWGGPHAEVEALSMAGNHSFGSTVYVTLEPCSHRGKTPPCAPALVERGISRCVVATVDPDERVMGRGLDLLRTSGIEVSVGLLEDEARWLNRGFIKGALTSMPWVTIKAAVGLDGKIALKDGSSRWISGELSRVKAHLLRSQNDGILVGKGTVISDDPSLTVREVAGPSPVPVILGTVGDDRKIRSDSRTIVYDDGFIKREGLKNILLDLHRRGIRRLMVEGGGAVISSFLCEGLADELSLFIAPKIMGEGVSVASCLSIGSMEEALGVRTLSVKRQSEDLWFEGVFPCSLDLLKRSEG